In the genome of Lactuca sativa cultivar Salinas chromosome 3, Lsat_Salinas_v11, whole genome shotgun sequence, the window TAGGTGAGAGGTAAAATTGTATTTTAACCCtatatatggattattggattaggTGTGGAACctatttattaattggttgttatTTGTTTAATAGTGTGGGGGATTTTAGTAGATCTGGAGGCAGAGAGTATCCATGGGTTTCAATTAtccgatgtgagtcttctcactatacccatgggtcgaaggcaccaatgtcgacccattacttgttatatggaatgctagttgtctctatgatacttgcatgaaagaccatgggggtagcccatgaaacTTGGATATTAGACCATAAGGGGAGCCCtagcattccaggtaaagaccatggggataGCCTGTGtcacttggatatcagaccacgGGGGGGCCCATGGTATTCCACGTAAAGACCatgaggggagcccatggcactataAGTATGTCGCATGATATTCTATGGTTGtatgttatatggtattttgggaaactcactaagctttgtgcttacagttttcagattatgtttcaagtactctgattttcaattagaagggctcgggatgattgcagagcaaataccatatgcttccgcattTTGTGAATTACACTAATTTGATGATGATTTGCTAAATTTTGGTTACCTTGGTTTTATGGGAAAGATATGTATTAACGAATTATcaatctaaaaacaaaaatttttatgTAATGATTTTTTTGGGGACGTTACGTAATCCCTAAGGCATCCCTCTACTAACAGATTACGAAAACtagtaggccgacattggtgccttcgacccatggatatagtgaggcgAAACTCACAGAAATGAAGAAACCCTTGAACACTGTGATACGCTCCTTGCAACCCTGCTTGCTCTCGCGGATCCACTAACATCAGGACCATATAAAATCTTAATCACCAGTGAAAACCTTCAATTtttacctaaagtcaaacttgctcaacaagtcaacggtcaatggagtcaacaaaagtcaaagtccaagcCTGGTTGAGTACGCCTTGCATACTCAGCTTACGCCTCATGTACATGAGATggcttagtacgcccaacgtacgaaaattatgcccaacgtactcgagTTGGTTCCATcctttccattaagcacttaatctctTAAGTACTTTTCACCCAAACTCAGATCTAGCCTCAATACATTGTCTTAAttcataaagcttccacctttatgactttctatGGCTAGGGAAGGTCTAAAAGCTAAAACcataacttattaatccattaagacatcacaactcatgcatggaaggGATAAAAGGGCCAAGATCACGTTTTTATGcttcctaatagctccataatggataaagtttctaacttcatccattagaatggtcccaacaaacaagatctagtctttaagtctcaaacagaccaaaagtgcatctttttcaacgtaatccattaagtccaagtctccaaccttcagatctgaatcagTATGatatgtttagatggataaagtttctaactttatccataacaaagtCACATACTTTTTGCACTTAAAGTGACCCAAAAGCTCATAACGccaaaaactagctagatctaacaatttcatcatcaagattcaaactttatacctctagaagaaagattaAGGTGAACAAGGTCTGGATGTACAAGCTCCTATGCAACCAATGcttcttcaatgagttccttcttTTTCAAGGtgcactccaaagcacttaaaaacaccttctttttgctcacaaggATCAAACTAGGGTTCGGGTTTCAAGAAAGGGTATTGGAGAGGTGAAGGTTGAGAATGGAGTGAGTATGGGGAAGTTAATGAGCTTAAATATggctcaaaccacaaaaatagggtttgggcactgatcacgtacacccaacgtactcctagTACGACCAGCGTACTAGTGATTCCCTAGTACGCCTAGTCTACTccccgtacgcccaacgtacgtggctAACCCAAAAATCGTGATAACTTCAAACGATtgtaacttcttcgttccaactcctTTTTcatcgttctttatatccacgggaaGGTGTTAAAGAGCtctacaatattatctaaatatcttgggctaaaaacttctcgaacaaaaatccatatttcatgcaagaacccgacctatgacttttccctttttacccttcggcccaaaacacaattcaagggttAGATCTCTAAACCATCATTACTATCTTCCACAAGGTCTAATATGTACCTCCTTAAGGCTCAAAGCTTTTACGCAATCGTCTTTCGGCCCACGGCCCTGAAATAAGAAATGACGGTAAACAGGATGTTACTTTTTCATTAACTTAATTTAACTAAGGCAATCAATTAATTTCCTTGTGATATTTTGCCTCCCGTAATTAAACTAAAAGTATATAAGACCTATCTCATCCATGCTTTACTAAATAAGGACCAACATGATAATAATAATGTACTCTCAAAATTAATGGGTTTATCGTTTGTACAAATGCTATAATCAAACTTTCGGcatcttaaatatacattttAATAACTATGATAATTAACAAACATTTCTTTTGAACGACAAGTCTTTAGAAGAAAACTATGGGTAGCGAGAAGCTAGGAAAGGAACACACTACAAGAAATATCGGTATTAGCAGCGACACTGgctattagcggcgacatgtaatTGACGCGTCGCCGCTAATAGTTGGTGTCGCCGCTAATGATGCTACAATGTCGATCCGCGTCAAATCGACCATGTCCGTTCGATCTGCTTTTCATCCAACGGTGGGAAATGAGGAAAAAGGGCGCTGTGTTTTCCCTCCAGgggtgtcgccgctaatactcatcgcaaataaccccccccccccccactgcGTCACTTTTATGTTCGTTATGCTTCCTTTCACTCCTCCAACGATTACCGACGACTTCACCTCCGACGACGACCTCGTTTGCGTCACAGGACTCGTCTCCGGCAGCCATTACCGCCGGCCACTAGTGGAGCTCCATTATTACGGGCGACCACACTCATTTCCGGCGACAAAAGTTCGATTTCTTCCTTATTTTCTATCCAACTTCTGTCTTGGAGTTTTCTTTACTGGTTTTAAGtgtttaatttaatgtttttgaACCCTTGTCGGAAAATCTACTTCTGCCGAATCTATTGCCGGAATTGTTGCCGGAGGAAACTGGATTCTTACCGGAAAATCGCTAAATTACACTAGTACAGGTTCCTTTTCATGActtttgaaattatatatttgaTTTGTATGTTATTTGTATGGTTACTATTTGGAATTTGAAATGAGTTGTCGTCGGAATTGTGtttgtgtgttatttgtatgGTTATTATTTGGAATTAGGTTGCTATAATAGAAAaataagtatgatgctataatgaATATGTGTAGGaaaatgtttatatgtatttgtatgtatagtgTGTGTATTTATGTATGTAATGTGTGAAAAACAAAGTGTGTATATTACAAAGAGTAATTTTCAAATCATATTTAAtatttatgtggtattttagttttaaaattaTTCATAATCATAAATTGTTTTGTAAAACTATTAAATTAAATCTTCTATTATTAATTTAGATATTAAATATAGTTATAAGAAAGATAGTTACTCATAATCATAAATTGTTTTGTAACTAACTTTTATTCATATTGTATTTCTATATTGTACATCATTTAATTTTACAGGCTACAAATGAGGTTTACATAAGCGATATTCTTTATTATGATGGTCGATATTATGGACGGAGGTGATGAAGTTGGGGATCCACCatctccaggagactttggtcgCGGGAATATGAATAGGATGAtaagttttattatgatatatttattagctattttaattaatttattataagttatCATGACTAAtattttttattgtattttttcagTCGAGCTTCCAAAGAAAAGAAGGGGCTTGTCAAAGAATATAGTGCTAGGAAAGTGGATAAGGGCAAACAAGGGAAAGACTTTGGATTTGAATTTTGATAGGGAGATCACATATTCCCCTGTCGGGAAGCTTGTCAATTGGTTCACACATGAAATTGGGAGGTATTTGTGGAACAACATCCCTTTAAACGNNNNNNNNNNNNNccccccccccccccccccccgggttAAGGAATGCGACAATTGTGCATCTAAAGGTAACGTGAATAATATTTTAAGTTTCGTTgtgattgttatttaattaactaaCTTTTTTGTATTTGTATAATAAGTTTGATTTGGATACAGTCAACTTGGATCTCGAGCGTGCACAATTTTTGCGGAGCATTGATTCGAGTCTTTGTAGATGAAAATGTTGCAAACGATACTGAAGGACCCGACATGTTCTGTGACATTAGAAGAGTTGTTCGTTCATTGCCACCACCAAATAATGAAGAAAAATGATGAGAGTGACGACGAGGAGTAGGAATTTTAGGATTTTTTGAAATGTTTGTTTAGAAGAATACTTTAATTAGTTCGTATAGACTAATATCTTTTATTGTGGATTAATATTTTATCATTGTTATATTGTTTTGGTTGTGTATAGGTTAAATATAATTGATTTTATAAACTTGTAGATTTATATTAATTTCAAAaaattgtaacaaaaaaaaaaatgagtcTTTTGCAACGACGCTTTTAACAGTGACATATAAGTATTAGCAGCGACGCGTTTTTAGTTGCGACATATAAGTATTAGCAGCGACGCCTTTTTGGCAGTGACAGGTAAGTATTATCGGTGACAAGAAAGACATTAGCGACGAAGCATTAGCGGTGACGTATTTGCGGCGacgtgtcgccgctaatactttTTAACGGCGACAACCTACTCTTTTGCGGCGACGACTTTCGCCGCTAAATGCTAATACCCGTATTTCTTGTATTGACAATTTTTCTATGAATAAGAAAAAGGTTCATCatctttttcaaatttgaaacatattaactagaaattggtttttttttttttgtttgataatgTTTTTAACTCTTAATcaattatgtaatttttttttcaaatcaaaTAACTAATGTATTTTATAGGAGTTTATAACGAATAGTATGATAAAATACATAAGCTAGGCAATCGATCGAAAACATACATACAATTTGATCATCAATAAATATGTAGCTTTAAACATAGGTTTTGTTGTTGAATAAACTATTATATGGGAGGTATGTGTCGGTGTGTTTGGCGAAGAAAATGAAAGGTGAAAAGGAAAGTTGTTTAACCGTTAATCAAGAACGCCGCCAAATTTTGGAAGGTGGGACCCACCGTCAACAAAAACCGTTTCTCTTTAAAGTGTGGATGGAATCCTGTGGAACATAAGACATGGAAGGAAGTGAGTCTGTAAAATGCATGGCTCGGATTACAAGAAAAGACATCATCCAAGAATAGCATAACTCCCATACACACATGAGACAAACATTCCCCCTTGCCAACATGTAAAAATATTGATTCTTTTGTTCTAAAATAGTTAACTTATCGATCATTAATGATaaaagaaatggttaaaatcatacGCTTAACAGGTAGGAAATTTGTTATCATGTAAGAAGATAATTGTAAAAATACTAACAGTACTTAGTATCTGATATAAGATCTTGAAAATAAATTTAGAAACTGTGAACATGATCATAGTTTCTCTCGTTATGAAACCATAATTTTTTCTGGTTTCTCGTATTTTAATGCTTTCTTTACTTAATTATATCTTAATAAACAAGCTgataatttccctaaaaaaaatgagagagagagagagagagaggagagagagagagagagagaggagagagagagagagagagagagagagagaggagagagagagagagagagagagagagaggagagagagagagagagagagagagagaggagagaggagatagagagagaggagagagagagagagagagagagagattgtaaaaagaaaaagagagaaaGAGGCGCTTGAgaagaaagaccaagaaaagaaaaaaagcatCAAGTATGATGCTGATGGCAAAAACCCTATTTTTTTAAAGATAAAGGAGACCCCCCTCCCCCACCCAAACCCTAGTTACTTTTTCTAGAATCTCTTTTTTTGTTTCTTATCAAAACCCCCCATTAGAGCCCCCCTCTTCCTTCCCTCGTTTCTTTCAGTTCCCTGCAGCTCTCTCCCTTTGTATCTTCTTCCCCTCGATCAggtctctcctctctctcctctctctctctctctctctctctctctctctctctcttctctctctctccacaaTATCGTCTTCTATATTTCTGTTTATATGCATATCCAAACGCGTAGAGTTCTAGTGCTATGAAGGCTAATTAAACGTATCAACTTCTTATGCAGTCATCTTGCTCCTAAAGACTCCGATTTTTTCTGGGTATAACCAAGTTCGTCTGCCATTTGAGGTCTGGTCCATAATTGGAATCACTTCAATATAAAAAATACAACAATACACATCAATGGCACCTGTTTCATTGCCTCCTGGTTTCCGTTTTCATCCCACTGATGAGGAACTTGTTGCATACTATCTCAAACGGAAAATTAATGGCCATGAAATCGAGCTTGAAGTTATCCCTGAAGTTGATCTATACAAATGCGAACCATGGGATTTACCAGGTAATTAGTTTCTCCTCTTTACGATATATCATAAATTACTAAATAACGTATTTATCGGGTCCTATCGTATATTTAAAGAATTTCATGATATGGATATCTATAGTAAGTTTATATATCAAGGAATTTCTTTTGCTTTATAATTTAtccaagtatcacaacataaagaaaaatataaatacaaaaatcattGGTTTCAAATCTATTCGTTCATGAGAAGATTAAAAGCATGTATTTTAAAGGTGGTCCAAACCTCTTTTTAGGTTACTGTTAGAACTCATAATTTTGGCAATCACCTCATAAAAGATTCAAGTCAAAAAGCAAAGAGAAAAGATCTTGactacatttttttttcttctttcaatGATGAAGATGATCACcatctttttctttctttattcTTTCATCTCTTCTGATTGATTCATTAATCATGCATATTTATGATGATTAATTAATTTATCTGTTACGCTTAAACAAATTTTAGCAACAACAATCTAACTAAATTATATCCGTTGTATATTTTAATCATTGAGATTTGAAACTTTGTTAGGTAAATCTTTGTTGCCAAGCAAAGACTTAGAATGGTATTTCTTCAGTCCAAGAGATCGTAAATACCCAAATGGATCAAGAACAAATCGAGCCACCAAAGGTGGGTATTGGAAGGCAACAGGGAAGGACAGAAAAGTAAATTCACAGTCGCGAGCCATGGGAATGAAGAAAACCCTAGTTTATTACAGAGGGAGAGCACCTCATGGTTCTCGTACAGATTGGGTTATGCATGAATATCGTCTTGATGAAAGAGAATGCGAAACTGCATCTGGCTTGCAGGTTTGACTCGTTTCTTGTTCAGAGACTCCATTAACGTAATACCTTTAAATCGCTACATAACATGACATTCGATctttttttttatgattaaaagttgcAGGATGCTTATTCACTTTGTCGCGTGTTCAAGAAGAGCTTGATCCCTCCAAAAACAACTGTACCCGGTGACCATTATGCAACCGCAGCTAGCGATCTCTCATCATGTATCGACCTTTATTCTGAGGGAGGAAGAGGAGGTGAAGACATGGAGACTTGTAATTATCAAACACCACCGTTGGCTTCATCTTCATCAACCAATATTCTCCATGCATCACACAATCAAAATCATATAAATGACGTCAAATGGACTCAATACTTATCGGAAGATGCATTTACCTTCACAAATCCATCTTTCTCTAACTCATCATGTCTCAATCTTCCTTATCCAGCGTCGAAGGTacgtacaaactctaaaatttaTTGTCATTATATAATTATACACATTTTTAATCCACTTCCCATGCATGCGTATAACTGAAGGATGAAAATTATGTTTTCGAATTTTTTTCAGGTTGATATAGCTATGGAATGTGCAAGGTTGCAGCATAGGTTATCTCTACCTCCATTGCAGGTTCAAGATTTCCAACATGAGGATGTGACTAACTATATCGACTTGAAGAACATACCACAAAATGGACAAACGGCCGGATCTCAGCTTGACTTCTTGCAGGAAATCCTTTCGGTGGCACAAGTTTCTCAGGATTTGATCAACCAGGATACATGGGGTGGAAGTTATGCTGGAAACGATAATGATTTTTCGTTTTTACCTAACAATAGCAATCAAATTCAAGGCATGGGGTCGTTTAGATCCATGGGAGATGATCAAATTACAAGGTCTATTGAGATTGGTGATGTTGAAGAACAATTGAAAACAGATCGAATGGTAGAGAATTTGAGATGGGTGGGAATGTCGAACAAGGAACTTGAGACGGTATGTACGCTACATAATGACTTCTTGTTGTTGTCGTATTATAAAGATAGTTAATTCTTGTTGATATCGACAGGCCTTTCTGGATGATTACAAGAGTATTCCGGTGGAAAGTATATCAAGTTTTCAAAGGGATGAATACGAGGTTCAAGGTACAACTGACTTATAAGTCTTAGTTACTCTCCAAAGAAACTCTACACGTTCGTCAATTTTGTTGTTAAAACGAGACTCAATCCAGTTTCAGGAGAAAACACTCGTCACAGCAACATAGACGATCACTTTTCACTCGGATTCCTAAGCCAAGATCAGAACAACCTAAGCGACAACTTCCTAGATGCCACTGGTGATTTGGAAGATATCTCGACCACTCCAACCTTTGAAATGTATCAAAAGACCGAAGTCAGTCATGGATTATTGGTCTCAACACGACAAGTCTCAAACACATTCTTTCACAAGATTGTGCCATCGCAAACAGTTAAGGTCCAACTCAACCCGGGGATGATTACACATGAAACACAGCATAGGAAGACGCTCGCGTTGGAGAAGTTTAACACTTTGGTGGGTTCGAACCCATTGAAGGTGAGCACCAAGGAGATAACGAGTCCAGTGGTTAACCTGGTTTCTCTTTTGCTAATATGTTGCATCTATCTTGGAGATGAATCCTTAGAGGATGACGATGGCGATGGCAAGAACCTGGAGATGAAGGACAAATGGAGCATTTCAAGCGTGGTTTTGGAGAAGGTGATATGGCCATGTGTGACCTTGGCTATAGCATTTTCTACCATTTGGATGCATCATAATTACATGCCAATTTTTTCTTAACTTTGTTTGATTTGAAAGTATTCTCTATAGAAAAACATCGTGTAACTAGGAAATATGTTTCCAAAATTTAAAGctatataattatattacttgtaATTTACCTACTGATTTCACATTTAATCATTTAAAGAAAATGTTTGTTGTTTTGTATTACTCCTGTGTGTGGGGTGGGAGGAGGACGAGGAGGAGGTTGtttgtttttcttaaaaaaaaaattacttggCACCGTGCAAAACACACGCAACACTTGGCATTTAAGataagtttgttttttttaagactTCTGATTTAAAAGTTGTTATGTGGCGCAACACCGGACCCTTCTCTTCAAACATCTTCTCACCTTACTTTAAGTTATATTATTCAATAtagatttattttatgttttcaacAACATCTCATTCAATATGTATTTGATTTTATAGACCCATTTGGAGTCTATAGTACGCTTTCAAGTACGTAATTGCTCAAGAGTACATGTGTTGTTTTCTTCGAGAGCATTGATTTCCATTTGCATTGCTTCTTTCTGCTTTTCATCCTTCAAAGcttttttaaaacttttgggCTCACTTTGGGAGCTAATTGCAACCAAAAAAACATTGTGAGCGTTAGTAAACTTATCATAAGAAATAAAGTTAATAGGAGTGTACCGTCGAGGAACGTTAATCAAACGTTAGTAATGCATGGTCTACCGAGGGGGGCAAACTAACCACAAAATCGCTAAGGTGTTTAGACTGGGTTCGAGTTCTTTTGGCTCTTGGCCCTTTTGTGGGTTGTAAGTCCACGGTATGTGTGTGTGAGTCCATATTATTTTCATCTCGTATGTCTTCGTTAGGCATGTCTTCATTTGTGGCAATAGGTTTAGTTTAGTGAAGGTTCTCAATTAGACTTTGTGGCTCAAGGTCCTTATCAACCGGCTTGTTTTCATCTTCGCCAAGTGTTTCGACCAAAAAATCATTATCATTTGGTTGAATTGGGTTTCTAAACAAATCCGATTTAGAAAATGGGAAAACTCCTTCAATGAATTTCACATCTCTTGGCACAATGATCTTCttgtcctttatataaaagacaaaattgcaaaaatggtccctatggtatgtatttttttggggttttaatcCAAACCACTACTTTTTTGGTTTCGCAGTCCTTTTGGACTAGTTTGTATACAAAAATAgtccctccgaaaattgaaatgactataatacccttgggatatttattttcatttttctttcatttttttaaatttaatatttatttatttattttaacaattaaaaaaaatctctctctctctctgtctctctctctctctctctctccccccccccccttggaaACATCAGCGCCATggttttttcttcatcttttcctCTCTTCAACTTCTTTTTCCCCTTTAAATTTAACATGATAATCAGGAAAAAGAGAAAAGGAAAACTTGAAAGGGATTTTTTTCAATTGCAAAATTAATATTGATTTAAAGTTGTTTGAGAACCAAGATCTGCCCTTTTCCCCCTTCACGCGTATCCTATAACAAAGATGATTTTACAAGAAAAGTGAAGAACCGATGAACTAGGTCTTCTCCACATCTACCGGACACCATTGGACCTCAACCCACTATAGTCGGACCtataatttatattaatggtGAATGTGTGTGAAGATCTGTAATATTTGTCAGAAGCCACCTTGCATAACCACTAGCAGATTAATCAATAGAAATGGAACGAGCAGTCGAAGTCGAT includes:
- the LOC111912087 gene encoding NAC domain-containing protein 54 isoform X1 translates to MAPVSLPPGFRFHPTDEELVAYYLKRKINGHEIELEVIPEVDLYKCEPWDLPGKSLLPSKDLEWYFFSPRDRKYPNGSRTNRATKGGYWKATGKDRKVNSQSRAMGMKKTLVYYRGRAPHGSRTDWVMHEYRLDERECETASGLQLQDAYSLCRVFKKSLIPPKTTVPGDHYATAASDLSSCIDLYSEGGRGGEDMETCNYQTPPLASSSSTNILHASHNQNHINDVKWTQYLSEDAFTFTNPSFSNSSCLNLPYPASKVDIAMECARLQHRLSLPPLQVQDFQHEDVTNYIDLKNIPQNGQTAGSQLDFLQEILSVAQVSQDLINQDTWGGSYAGNDNDFSFLPNNSNQIQGMGSFRSMGDDQITRSIEIGDVEEQLKTDRMVENLRWVGMSNKELETAFLDDYKSIPVESISSFQRDEYEVQVSGENTRHSNIDDHFSLGFLSQDQNNLSDNFLDATGDLEDISTTPTFEMYQKTEVSHGLLVSTRQVSNTFFHKIVPSQTVKVQLNPGMITHETQHRKTLALEKFNTLVGSNPLKVSTKEITSPVVNLVSLLLICCIYLGDESLEDDDGDGKNLEMKDKWSISSVVLEKVIWPCVTLAIAFSTIWMHHNYMPIFS
- the LOC111912087 gene encoding NAC domain-containing protein 54 isoform X2 produces the protein MAPVSLPPGFRFHPTDEELVAYYLKRKINGHEIELEVIPEVDLYKCEPWDLPGKSLLPSKDLEWYFFSPRDRKYPNGSRTNRATKGGYWKATGKDRKVNSQSRAMGMKKTLVYYRGRAPHGSRTDWVMHEYRLDERECETASGLQDAYSLCRVFKKSLIPPKTTVPGDHYATAASDLSSCIDLYSEGGRGGEDMETCNYQTPPLASSSSTNILHASHNQNHINDVKWTQYLSEDAFTFTNPSFSNSSCLNLPYPASKVDIAMECARLQHRLSLPPLQVQDFQHEDVTNYIDLKNIPQNGQTAGSQLDFLQEILSVAQVSQDLINQDTWGGSYAGNDNDFSFLPNNSNQIQGMGSFRSMGDDQITRSIEIGDVEEQLKTDRMVENLRWVGMSNKELETAFLDDYKSIPVESISSFQRDEYEVQVSGENTRHSNIDDHFSLGFLSQDQNNLSDNFLDATGDLEDISTTPTFEMYQKTEVSHGLLVSTRQVSNTFFHKIVPSQTVKVQLNPGMITHETQHRKTLALEKFNTLVGSNPLKVSTKEITSPVVNLVSLLLICCIYLGDESLEDDDGDGKNLEMKDKWSISSVVLEKVIWPCVTLAIAFSTIWMHHNYMPIFS